The DNA window ATTAAAACGAGAAGTCTGAGAGataaataagttttaatgGGCATTTATTCACTGTAAATTGTGAAACTTCATTAGCAGACGCATTCTCCAGAGAATTGTAAGAGCCAACAAAtggaataaaatataaaacgcATCGAAACGGAAAGTCTGTTCAACACGTTTTTCGAGTAACGAGTGTGAAATTCTTGAATAAATATGCCGGCAACCTGCAGATGtgaatgtatctgtatcttcgAGCTGCTTCTGCAGACGGCTCGAAAGATGATGTGTGAGTGCTGGCGGTCGAATCATGCACTCGATACGCAGGATAACACTTAGGGACCAAAGGCCCTGCAACGGGATCTCTGTccatataaattttaatgtccACTGCCGACCTTTTTGCATCCATATGCTTCtggcatctgtatctgtatctgataGTTATAAATTACACCCACACCCAGCGGAGAAGCGAGGGCAGGCAAAAGGAATTGATCTGGCGAAAATGCATCGGGAGAATTCCCAGAATCAAGGATTCAAATTTCAAGCACCCAGGCAGCGGATTTGTCGGGCACCAAGACTAGGCGACAAATAAGtgagattatttttataacccGAACCCAGAATTCCGAGCCCGAAAAACATATGTGTGCTCAGGCAGCGGCTTCGATAGTTATAAAAACGATTATGATTGGTCCATGAAAACCCGTGTTAGGGGATAGAACTCTCGATTCTCtgttttataactttattGCCGTGGATTTGGGAGAGATATTGGTAGCGCTTAACGGTCTTGCGGCTGCTGTGATGCAAGCTAGGGATCGGAAAATCGGGAGAGATATTGGAAAACGAGAGGCAAACACAGGTTTGCAACCCTTGGGTGGAAGCGGACTTCattttatgattattaatACCGAATACCCCAGACAGGCAGGCAATATCTCACACAGATACATCAcatgtgtgcctgtgtgagtGCGCATTCAAATGTGTGCGTGGCGGCGGCAGCGACGCTGGCAGCATTCGATCCAGACTCCTGCCGCATATTTAGTTGATAAACGACCTTTGATGGCGTTGCATCGTCGCGTTGATCAATGAGATAAAACCGAAGAAACTGGGTTTTTCGTGCACCAAAAACAAGTGATAAAAGCATAGTTTTTAAAGATACAAAAACCGAGCTAAACAAGTGCTAACATGCTTATTTCCGAAGATCAAATACAGGAGGTACATCCACAATCCATATAAAGTGCAATCAGTGGAAAATAACAAACCCTTTGGGGAGCCGAACCAATCCAgttgaatttcaattaatttattttgtgtttggCTCAACCCCGAGCGGTATAAAGCCATATGTATAAGGAGTTCTTCCTTTTGCAATACTCCTATAGCCTCTTGTGGGCGTCGAgcatcataaaaaatatccCCAGCCAAGCCAGTTGGGAAAGAAGAAGGAGTCCGTCTCCGGCCAGAGTGCCTGGCCAAAGTCGGGGCTCCGAGTCTGACTTGgttttaaatcatttatgCGAGGAGGTGGGGAGGCGAAAGGAAAGGAGTTGGAGCAGGAGAAGGAGGCAGTTCATCATTCGCATTGACTTAGAATGTGCACCACGGCTGGCATAGGGCCTTAGCCGGGTCTCCAACTTCACAACTCcaactccagctccagctccagctccagctccagctcggCGTTCGTTTCTTTCTTTTTGCAGTAGGCGGAAAGTATGATGAATTCCGAATTTGATGAGTTCACTCCGATGTTGTCATTAATTCTGAACATACATCTCGTACTCAAGTTGTGACTAGCGACGAGGGACTAGGGTTTTTCCTGCCAGACTTGGTTCCTGGTGGCAAAGGTCAAAGCATGAGCCGCAGGAAAGCCGCAGCAGATAGCGatgataaataataatgtataGATGGCAGATACAtatgtatctgtgtatctccCGCTTCCCCCATTCCATCGTTTGGGTATTCCTGGCCCTATCTTTATCACCTAATTATCCGTTGTGCGACTCACGCTCATTGAGTGCTTCACACTTTTACGAAAACCCAAAGGAGCAGGGTTGGAGGTTAGGTCAGGGGATTGGTTCTCTATCAACCCCCAGCAAACAATGGGAAAACACTGCAGGGAGGGTTCAAGAGCGAGATGGAACGACCCAACACGCGTCTATTGTTGGCCCAACAAAAGGCCAGAAGTGAGCCAAAACTCCATTTTGTGCCAAACCATTGGCCAAAAGAGTCAAGTTGTTCGGTCTTTTGTTAGATTGTTTGGTTATTATTGCGCCTAATATGCTTATAATGGGTCCTTTTGTGTGATATCTCGGATGTGGATTAAAATGGCATTAGAAGAGTAggaaattgaaatcaaaatggtagtttaaattgtaaatacatattattttGGTTATGAGGTCTTTGACGTTGTATTTAAacgaatattattttttgtggcGCCCCAcgagggttttttttttaaattccaaatattattttgtaatctCTATCACTTTTTCTATTTTCAGCTCTACGAAATCAACGATGACCCCAAACGCAAAGAGTTCCTGGACGATTTGTTCTCGTTTATGCAAAAGCGCGGTAAGTTGCATCTTGCATTGAAGTTTTTCAAGGGGCTACGAAGGGTGGTGGTGGAGGGGCCTATGGAGGCAATATATCTTGAATCTCAAATCACAATTCTCGAATTTGCATATCCCTGGCCCAGATGACGGATTGCTGACTCAGCATCCAAGTGTTTTTGGGCTCACTCAAATTATgttaattgaataaatttcTCGGCACTTTGACGTTTGATTTTGAAGAGTGCGAGGGGGCCAGGGGGAAGCCATTAAAATATGCAGAAATTCTGGTGAAAAGGAAACCGAGAGACCCAGAGAGAAGTAGAGAAATCATTTTGGTGGCTGACTTTTTGTCATTTTGTCACTTCAAATTACTGTCACACTCGCACACGAATGCAAAGGGGGTACCATATGCATATTGGTACTTAAATTTTAGAGGCGACTTGCCGCGGCAATCGGAGCAAATGCCTATTTATACATGCGAGTATGCTTTCCTGCACTTTTGTCATTAATTATGGGCATTAACAAAGGCGAGGGAAATCGGTGGCGTGCACCCAAACCACTAATGCCTGCCGTGACTGTACTTTTCCCAATAAATTACACTTCCTGTTGGCCATTCAAGAGCAATCCTTAGCGTCCTGCGGAACCCTTTAATGCTCGGTGGAGTGTGTTTGCCTCCATTGCCTGAAGGCCAACTTGAGAGGGCAGtaaatttgtttgtatttGCACAAGTCATATTGTATAGGAATAGGGGCTATGTTGTTGACCCAAGGCAAACCTTTATAGAGAGAGAACTATGTAGAGTTTATATAAATTCAGATCAATAAATGCTAAATTAAATTGCCTAAAATAGAttcataaaatatactttagTTACAATTGACAAAAGAAGTGTAACACTTGTTAATAAGTGTACTGATATCTAGTGTTCATAcctttaaaaactaatatccTCAAAtccaaatataatttttattcttgaAATGATTTACTGATATCCTACCTTAATTATTTgaatcataaaatattaaacatttccTTACATTGTAGCTCATAGGAAAATACATTTGTGTAGGAATTTCGCGAACAAATGTGAAACACTGAGGAGAGGAAGAATAATTTCGCAAGCCTTTTATgcatatttatgtttatttactttatgcaATTCCGTATAAGTTTCATACAATGTATATTAAAAATCCATGCTTTGGATAAACATGCTTGCACAGCTATAGATGCGTAGAACATCTCTGGGGCTTGACAACTTAATGGATTTTAATCTGTCACATGCGTTCAAGTTTTGACATATGCATGCTCACCCGTCGCGGTCACTGTaaagggggtttttggggggcTGCTAGAGGGACAGGCGCAggggcggaggagcaggatgGGGAAGGGGAAGGGGTCGCCCGGGGGAGACGACTGTCTAAAGTGTCGTCCGCCATGGGAGGAGGAAGCACCCAAAAATGCGACTCGGGCCAAAAGTATTCCGTGCCCATATGTCTATAACCGAATGAtattgtacaattgtacaactAACTAGCGGAAATTATGCTGTACGTATTTCTGTATATATTTAGAGGTGTATAAAATGTGGATCGCTTGCCGTGAGGTGTTTGTGCAGCGAAGAGCGGCGCAATTCTTAATTAAAAGACGTCAATCACTTATCAACGCGGTCGCTATTTTCGTAGCTATTTCCCAGTGCCCGGGCACATCCACCATCTGAGGTTCTGGTATCCAACGAGATCTGGGAGCCGGGAGATCTGGGTCCCCGGCCTAAATGCGACTCCCTCCGGTGCTGGTGGCGTTATGATTTCAGACTCGATCaagtttcttttaatttcCATTAAAAACGCCTGACATCTAGGAAAACAAATGCAgccgaataaataaatagatgtGCGCCCCCAAAAAGAGTTCGGGCTGAAAGCAAACCGAgccgaaaaaaatgtaaaaagctgccaagaaaaataataataataagtcgTCGGTCGGCATGTGCGTGTCAGGAGGAGTAGCGATCGCTCAGATAGTCCGATATTCAGATACCCAGATACCGAGATACCGAGATACTCGGATAGGATTGGATCGGGAGCCTTGGGCCCTGGATCTCCGATCCGAGTTTAATGATCGATTCGAGTGACGGGCAGCCCGGGTCGATCATTAAATTGCCTTTGATTATGTGCGTCCTCGCCAGTTTTTGTTTCTGTGGCTCGTGCAGCGATCGATTTGGATGCAATCTTTTTGCTCTCTGCACATTATAGTGCACACACACATCCCGACTGGCAGTTGCTCATTTATTTTCCGTGCTATTCCTTTTTGATACCGGGCATCAGCTCGCCACTCAATTTGTTTATatgcataaaaaacaaacgtATTTTCATTCAATCAACACGTCCATCAAAGAGTTTGATTGATTCCTTTGGGGCTCataaaaaacaggaaaaagaaaccgaaagtcgatcgatcgatcgatgGATCCATGGGGCAGCAACAGGCATTCGGTGATATGGTACATGGTATTTGGTATTTGGATCGTAAAAAAGAAAGGAGGCCGGCCAGCACTATACAAATTCGAATTACACACGTACAGAGCCGGCAATTATGCAGGTTGATCtgttttttataccttttCGTTTTGGGCCCTATGCGAAAGAAAAAGAGTGGGGGATTTTAAGTGCTAAAAGCTGATGATGCCGAGGGGGATGTTTAGGTGAAGGATGATATATTATTATCGAAAATTGCTATTTAAAGGTATGTGATTAGGCCCTTAAGCAGATAAAACTGATAAATATCCGATCTGTAGTCTATCTGTTATGATTTTCTATAAACAAGCTATTTTTAGTGAAGAAGGTGAGCCCTAGATCTGCATTGAAATTTCTCTCGGTGTGCAATAAAACGGGGAGAAGCCTTTACAGCGGCACGTGAAAATTTGAATAATACAATTTGAATAGCAAATAGAGGCAAATGCCAATGTGTATGATGATGATTAGCTGCCATAAACAGATCAACATATGTACAAACAAGTGTGCAGGGTATAGAGTACGCTGGTGTGTGCTTCGAATCGGGCAACAATTAGGAtttatttcagtttttatCGGCTTCGGTCTGCACTTTTCAGCTGCTACCGGGGCTACAAGTGTTAATTGCTTCGTGATCGAtgagtgggagtgggagtgggacgTTGGTACTGCACTCTTTGGGAAAGATAAATCTGTTTTATGGATCTTTAAATCGTGTTTTGCTTGTTGGTGCATTTAACGAGCTGGATGGAAAACATAGCCAAGTGCAAGAACCATTTTCGCAGCGCAAACAACTGAATTGGGATTCGAATGTGTAGTAAACCCTATTTTCTGCCCATCTATTTCAGGTACCCCGATCAATCGGCTGCCGATCATGGCCAAATCGGTGCTGGATCTGTACGAGCTGTACAACCTGGTGATTGCCCGCGGCGGCCTGGTGGACGTTATCAACAAGAAGCTGTGGCAGGAGATCATCAAGGGGCTGCATCTGCCGTCGAGCATCACCAGTGCCGCCTTCACCCTGCGCACCCAGTAAGTGGATATCCCCCAGATACGCCTCAATCCCTTCGGTCCCATCCCGGCCACCGGCTACCTGCCACGTTGAGCTATGTCCAAGACAAACACAAACACCATCGGCAATGCAACGCAAGATGCGGGGCAAACAGAGACCGAAGCGCACAATCAAACATTGCAGCGATCAAGCAACAATCGATCAGCGATTCCTCTCGCTGTGGGATCGTGATTTGTTTGCCTGTCGCTTTCGTATTTACACGATAATTCAACTTAAACAGGACATCAACGTGGAGTGTCTGGGCTTGGGCCTGGGCTGCAGAGACATCGCATGTTTGCCGCgcttattaataattttatgcaTCTCGCATCTTGCAGATACATGAAGTATCTGTACCCGTACGAGTGCGAGAAGAAGAACCTCAGCACGCCGGCGGAGCTGCAGGCGGCCATCGACGGGAATCGCCGGGAAGGAAGACGCTCCAGCTACGGGCAGTACGAGGCCATGCACAGCCAGATGCCGATGGTAAGTGTACCCTAGACCTTCGGGGAATACCTGGTACTCATAGTCGTATCTCCCCCCATAGACGCCCATTTCGCGACCCACTCTGCCGGGTGGCATGCAGCAAATGTCGCCCCTGGCCCTGGTCACCCATGCCGCCGTGGCCAACAACCAGCAGGCCATCAAcaatgccgccgccgccgcagcccACCATCGCCTGATGGGAGCTCCGGCCTTTGGCCAGATGCCCAACCTGGTCAAGCAGGAGATCGAGAGCCGCATGATGGAGTATCTGCAGCTGATCCAGGCCAAGAAGGAGCAGGGATTGCCCTCCGTGCTGGGTGGCAGCCAtccccaccagcagcagcagcagcagcatcagcagcagcagcaccagcagcagcagcaccagcagcagcaacagtcgcaccagcagcagcaacaccacctgcagcagcagcgtcAGCACTCCCAGAGTCCCGATCTGAGCAAGCACGATGCACTCAGCGCTCAAGTGGCTCTGTGGCACATgtaccacaacaacaacagcccgCCGGGATCGGCACACACCTCGCCGCAGCAACGGTGAGTCCAAACATTGATTCAAGTTTGATGGCCATCGCTGGCGGATTTGCAAGCGGCGATTGCCAGTTGTTTTCATTAGCCGAAGGTGGGATGGAACCTCCTCCAACAGGTTTTCCTTTTGATTTCCGCCTTGTTGCCTCAATAAGTAAATGGtttttactgttttttttatttcattactGAAAGATGGTCAGTTGATCATATTTTAATCCCCTTATGTAATGGTATTTTTATGGTTTGCAAACAAGAAAGCTTATTGGTATTtctcaagaatatatatatatatttgtttttttaagaaatgtcTGTGAAGGACAGCAAACTTCTTAAAGAAATTATAGAACCCTCAAGAAGGGTAAAAAATTCCCTACCTATACAACTGGCGCCATCTACCTCTCAAACCTACAGCCTAGAGCTATGAGAGCGCCCTCTATGCAACATGAAAACTATCCAGCCAAGACACTAACCCCTTGCGTTTCTCTCCACTCTCCACCACAGCGAAGCCCTGAACCTGTCCGACTCGCCGCCAAATCTCACAAACATCAAAAGGGAACGCGAACGGGAGCCCACCCCCGAGCCCGTGGACCAGGACGACCAGCCCCACCAGCCGCCTCCAGCCAAGCGCGTGGGCAGTGGCCTCCTGCCACCCGGCTTTCCCGCCAACTTCTACCTGAACCCCCACAACATGGCCGCCGTGGCGGCTGCAGCGGGATTCCATCACCCATCCATGGGCCACCAGCAGGATGCCGCCTCCGAGGGCGAGCCGGAGGACGACTACGCCCACGCCGAGCACAACACCACGGGCAACTCCTCGTCCATGCACGACGACAGCGAGCCGCAGCAGATGAACGGAcatcatcatcaccaccaGAGCCACCAGCTGGACAAGTCCGACGACTCGGCCATCGAGAACTCGCCCACCACCTCCACCACCACCGGTGGGTCGGTGGGTCACCGCCACAGCTCACCCGTTTCCACCAAGAAGAAGGGCGGCAGTAAGCCCCAGAGCGGCGGAAAGGATCTGCCGGCCGAGGACAAGGACACCACCTCCTCCGGCAAGCTCAATCCCCTCGAGACGCTGAGCCTGCTGTCCGGCATGCAGTTTCAAGTGGCCAGGAATGGTGAGTTAATTGGGATGAATTCGATGAGGGATTGTAAAGGATTCAAAGGCTTTATCTCAAAAATggggtatttatttttaatctttttctAATATTAACTGGGAGTTACAACATATTTTtgtagaatttaaaaaaatattttaagtcatTATAGagttgttgttttattttaaatcctttttaataaatacatcTTAAGCTTTTACTATTAAagagaaatataataatttatatattgatTTCTGATTTCTTCCAGGAACTGGCGAAAACGGCGAGCCGCAGTTGATTGTCAACCTGGAGCTCAATGGCGTCAAGTACTCGGGAGTGCTGGTGGCCAATGTGCCGCTGTCCCAGGGCGAAACCAGGACGAGCTCACCCTGCCACGAAGAAGCACCTGCCAACGAGGAGGAGCacgacgaggaggagccaGCGAAGGCGGCTGAAGAGGATTCGGAGTCCCATCGGTCGCCGGTCAAGCAGGAGAGCGAGGAGGCCGACCAGGACATGGAGGCCAGCGAGGTGCTCGTGAACGGAGGCGCTGCGGCGGGGGccggtgctgctgctgtgcccCTGCTCAAGGACGCGGTGGTCAGCTAGAGAGGGGGACAACGTGACGGCAGGCGAAGGATAGGAATACCAAAGTCATATTTTTcagaaaaatacaaaagcaGTTCAACTCACAACACACAAGCACACAGACGCCGGACCCAAATGTACATACACACAGGGGCACAGGGGcacaggagcaggagcagcaggatgTGGCCGCTGTGGAGGCCAGGACATGGAAAGCGCATTAGGCGCATCGACGTCCACACACACCTATGATATGCAGCACCCACTCAGCACCGTCCCCAGCAACCGAAGCGCCGCCAGCAGAGGATCATGCGGATATATGTACTGCAAGGCCTGCACATGGGACACATGTGTGCTCTTTTTCCACATTTGCATAAAAGACAAGCCAGCGAGCGTGTAGTTATCGATAGCCATTACTTACATAAGCGAGTGCATCACTTCGGATACATACGAATACAACAACTTACCcgtatatatatgatatatgaaTTAGGTTACGAGTCCCACAAACCAATTTGTTTTTAGCgtgaaatctgttttatcccccTCGAACTTTTCCCTTTTTGTGTTAGGCTGCAAGGCTCCTGTACATATCAATCAATACCTAGCTCGTAGGCCATACCCTATATATTATATGCCACATACTATACATACTATTATCGGAACCTAGTCCGTAAGAACGCATTCACACATCAGCAAGCATACACAGAACGCTAACACACTTGCATATCCATTATGACCGCATCGTAGACCTATTTTAGacataaaatcaacacaagTAATAAGCATAAATGTATCTGtcgtaaaattaaattgcgcTTTTGGCACCCACACACGGTTTCGAGTTCGATTTCCAGCCGCAATTTCTACTACATAACAATTACCCCAAAGCCAAGGGGACGGAAGGTGGCCAGCCACATCAACAAATTGACGAGCATATTCTAAGCATAAGCGTTCGGTTTATTGAGTAATAATAAatctatttaattttagttcgATACGCATTCGAATCCTTGATGGCCCCTGGCTAATTAACGCACTTGGTCGGGGGCCTGTACACAGAGTAGTGCTTCCGTGGGGCTGGGATAAGTGCCCGGGCAAACAGTATAAAAGCATCAAACCCAGAAACATAATGTTTTGGTTTTCTTCTTCGTgttgtaaaacaaaaacacattcTCGGCCCTGCCTTGGTTTTTTGTTGAGCTTCGAGTTCGATTTCCAGCCGCAATTTCTACTACATAACAATTACCCCAAAGCCAAGGGGACGGAAGGTGGCCAGCCACATCAACAAATTGACGAGCATATTCTAAGCATAAGCGTTCGGTTTATTGAGTAATAATAAatctatttaattttagttcgATACGCATTCGAATCCTTGATGGCCCCTGGCTAATTAACGCACTTGGTCGGGGGCCTGTACACAGAGTAGTGCTTCCGTGGGGCTGGTAGTAAGTGCCCGGGCAAACAGTATAAAAGCACTCAAACCCAGAAACATAATGTTTTGGTTGTCTTCTTCGTgttgtaaaacaaaaacacattcTCGGCCCTGCCTTGGTTTTTTGTTGAGCTTCGAGCCGCCCCCGAAAATTTTGACTTGCCGAGAAAGTCATAAACACACAGATCAGCATAATCATTATTATGCGTATCATCATCGGAGGCAGTCCGCAAAATGCACGCCAAACAGAGTGATGAAAAGCAAATGTTGTTGGAAACAATGGATGCGTGAAATTGTTCGCACCCAGAGGGCTGCGCTTAGCCCACCTTTCCCCGGGTTACCCAACTTTCCTCGGGCATCCTGCCCAGGTGAGGCGGGGTGCTAACTACATTAATGCATAATGTGCTGGCTGGGCTGGGGCGTCGAAGGATATGGGGCCGGCACTCGGACCCATCAGCCTAATGACTTGCGTACGCCGGACGCAGCCTGGCCGAAGGCCTTGATAAGTGGCAAGTGCGTTTGGGGCCTTGGCCATAAACCGCAGAGCTGGAAAGGGCTGAATATGCGCAGACAAGGCCAAGCTGAACTTCCTGGTCTTCCAAATCCAAGGGCACTGCTAGGGGCCACAAACTTCTTAAATTATGATGATGCAGTTCAGTCTTTTTGACCAAAACTTTTTGTCCTAGTTCTAAACATATTCAAATTGTAGCATAGTATCCAGCATAAAAAAGGTACATTTGAAATAGGAAAAACGATTTGTTTGCAGTAAACTCTAACTCGACTACATGCCGTATGAGTAATATTTAGGGAACGTTTGCTGAATACCAAAATCTAACAAATTAAAGGTTGACAATAAGCTTATATTTTACGGTACCCCTAAGGGCCATATTCAGGTTCCAAACTTGTCATTCTAAAACCTTTTACATTTACTTATGTAAATTTCCTCTAAAAGAGCTCTGACGTCTAATAAAAATCATCGCAACATGGTTAGATAGTCGTTGCaattaaacataaaatcaTGCGAGTTTCAACCGCTGTAAATTTTACCTAAAAATACccttaaacaaaaataaagatttaaatcTCAAAAGGATTTTATTAATGCGCCTAGGTACAGACTCAATCATAATTCATTTTAGGCTTAGTCCTTGGGTGAATCCCAAgtccagcaacaacaacataacAAGTAAAAGGATAGATGTGATTTAATTGCTAGCACAAAGCAAGGCCAATGTCCTTGGGGCCACCATATTGCCCGGCATTGCATCAATTTGGTTTGGAGTTCCAACAATTTTGATTAAGCGTGCGTTCGGGTTGCACTCGGTATTGTGGTTCCAATTAGTCGTCACGTTGGTCGCATACCTCGGTCAACCAGGGTTCCAGTTTCGCTTAATTGCTCCTGCAGTTGAAAGTTAATTAACATAAATGGGAATAATAATGCCTGAATTTAACCCACTGTTCACGGGCCACAATAAATtaggaaaaaatcaaaaataaattattcaaaggGAACCGTTCACGTGTTGAATGTTCTCAAATTGCCCAACTAATCAGGTCCAAGGTCCGGCCTCCTGCCCATAAATCGTTTGTATGCTGGCCCGGGGCCTTGTGTATTCGCTGGCTCACAAAGGAAAGAATGAAAAACATTACAGAAATTAGCCGGAAAGAATGGCAGGAAGTCGTCGCTGACGCCAGGGAAATATATTTGTGTGCGGCCTCGGGAATTCTGCTGTTCAAGCTCAAATTAAAGGCCAATAATACAGTAATAAAGTCGGCAGCCAATCGACCTATGGACCACCACCTAAGCCAGGCCAAATCGAATCACCCAGACGCACGCACAAACGCACCTTGGCAGGCCGCgcttaaaagtatttataaattttatataatgtgCTCCCAGCGAGCGAGATACATCGCCATCCCCTGCGAGAGGTACAGACGAGGTCAGTGAAATAGTGCTGTCGTCAAGGGTTTTTGGAGCCATTCGGAGCCTCATTGAAATAGCGATACGTTTAGGGGTCATTATGTAACTTAAtagttaaaaatatcaaaatctataatacttttattttaatcatggtataacaaaaataaatgttaccACTCATTTTTGGGTAAATCCAATGCGaccaatgaataaatatattcagtATACTTTGAATGAGGGATTAGGGACTCGGATTCATAATATTGTATTagatactttaaaaatatttttaaatgggaTGAAACTTTATGATAGGTGAAATTATGAGCccgaaattttaatttatataattcctTTAAAAGATCACCCTAATTCTATCCTACAtacaaatcaaaaaatataaatcataATTAGAAACATAGAGGTGCTATCATGCCGCCCTGCGCTGTATATATGAGGCATGTACTATACATAAAGTACGACGGCTTGCCCTTTTTGGCGTCGAGCGGGAAGTAACCTCTATTATTTACCAATACAAACTAAgctttaaaaagaaatgtaaaattaCCCGAAGCGCCAGCTGGTTGGGGGTGGCCTGGGTGGCACGGGGGGCTCCTTGGCTCCCAGACGAACATGTGTATAATGTGTTTAATACAACAATTGTGTGGCTTTTTAGTACGCCGCGTGCTGCGAGTGTGGCTGTGTGCCCCAGTGCCTCGGCGTATCTGTGTGTCTGTGCGCCACAAGCAACAGTTGTTTTTAGCGGACTTGGCGGAGCATAAAAGCTGTTCTTGCAGCGGCGACGCCTGCGCCTTGCGGCGCTATGTTGCCTACTTTCGCGGGCAGGCCAGGTGATTGCGGGCCTTCATCCCCCTGGATGAAGCTCCCCACCCTTATCGGGCGAGCTTTTGGTATCTCAACATTTGGCGGGCATGCAACAAGCGTGTTGTATCCGTGTCTCTGTGTGTCTGtagctgtatctgtatctgtgcctCTGTATCTGAGTGTCTGTGTGGCCGTGTATCCGTGCGTCCGTGTGTCCGCACACATATTTGCTCAGCCTCAGCTGCGACTCC is part of the Drosophila biarmipes strain raj3 chromosome 2R, RU_DBia_V1.1, whole genome shotgun sequence genome and encodes:
- the LOC108022880 gene encoding protein dead ringer isoform X3; the protein is MLISEDQIQELYEINDDPKRKEFLDDLFSFMQKRGTPINRLPIMAKSVLDLYELYNLVIARGGLVDVINKKLWQEIIKGLHLPSSITSAAFTLRTQYMKYLYPYECEKKNLSTPAELQAAIDGNRREGRRSSYGQYEAMHSQMPMTPISRPTLPGGMQQMSPLALVTHAAVANNQQAINNAAAAAAHHRLMGAPAFGQMPNLVKQEIESRMMEYLQLIQAKKEQGLPSVLGGSHPHQQQQQQHQQQQHQQQQHQQQQQSHQQQQHHLQQQRQHSQSPDLSKHDALSAQVALWHMYHNNNSPPGSAHTSPQQREALNLSDSPPNLTNIKREREREPTPEPVDQDDQPHQPPPAKRVGSGLLPPGFPANFYLNPHNMAAVAAAAGFHHPSMGHQQDAASEGEPEDDYAHAEHNTTGNSSSMHDDSEPQQMNGHHHHHQSHQLDKSDDSAIENSPTTSTTTGGSVGHRHSSPVSTKKKGGSKPQSGGKDLPAEDKDTTSSGKLNPLETLSLLSGMQFQVARNGTGENGEPQLIVNLELNGVKYSGVLVANVPLSQGETRTSSPCHEEAPANEEEHDEEEPAKAAEEDSESHRSPVKQESEEADQDMEASEVLVNGGAAAGAGAAAVPLLKDAVVS
- the LOC108022880 gene encoding protein dead ringer isoform X2 — encoded protein: MQLRVHPTMDCSGRSTSNIERDSDLGDDLSHGDRTDDEMRDCDSVDGEHHQLSAKAAIAARLSHTVSGGGGNFASPEPQTELPLSHHHQLPPNHPLNALGSFMGIGGLHSIPNLQHSDVLEKLKMQVRDMKVGLMEQDYAAAAHAAAFGANMLPTTISSGFPLPHNSVAAAAAAASFGHVTSAPSGGSGNGGSYNGGTTTTPSSNPAATNGGGSSGPGGTGGSGGGGGGGAGGHQFSFASPTAAPSGKEANSASNSSTSSEASNSSQQNNGWSFEEQFKQVRQLYEINDDPKRKEFLDDLFSFMQKRGTPINRLPIMAKSVLDLYELYNLVIARGGLVDVINKKLWQEIIKGLHLPSSITSAAFTLRTQYMKYLYPYECEKKNLSTPAELQAAIDGNRREGRRSSYGQYEAMHSQMPMTPISRPTLPGGMQQMSPLALVTHAAVANNQQAINNAAAAAAHHRLMGAPAFGQMPNLVKQEIESRMMEYLQLIQAKKEQGLPSVLGGSHPHQQQQQQHQQQQHQQQQHQQQQQSHQQQQHHLQQQRQHSQSPDLSKHDALSAQVALWHMYHNNNSPPGSAHTSPQQREALNLSDSPPNLTNIKREREREPTPEPVDQDDQPHQPPPAKRVGSGLLPPGFPANFYLNPHNMAAVAAAAGFHHPSMGHQQDAASEGEPEDDYAHAEHNTTGNSSSMHDDSEPQQMNGHHHHHQSHQLDKSDDSAIENSPTTSTTTGGSVGHRHSSPVSTKKKGGSKPQSGGKDLPAEDKDTTSSGKLNPLETLSLLSGMQFQVARNGTGENGEPQLIVNLELNGVKYSGVLVANVPLSQGETRTSSPCHEEAPANEEEHDEEEPAKAAEEDSESHRSPVKQESEEADQDMEASEVLVNGGAAAGAGAAAVPLLKDAVVS
- the LOC108022880 gene encoding protein dead ringer isoform X1, whose protein sequence is MQLRVHPTMDCSGRSTSNIERDSDLGDDLSHGDRTDDEMRDCDSVDGEHHQLSAKAAIAARLSHTVSGGGGNFASPEPQTELPLSHHHQLPPNHPLNALGSFMGIGGLHSIPNLQHSDVLEKLKMQVRDMKVGLMEQDYAAAAHAAAFGANMLPTTISSGFPLPHNSVAAAAAAASFGHVTSAPSGGSGNGGSYNGGTTTTPSSNPAATNGGGSSGPGGTGGSGGGGGGGAGGHQFSFASPTAAPSGKEARHFAANSASNSSTSSEASNSSQQNNGWSFEEQFKQVRQLYEINDDPKRKEFLDDLFSFMQKRGTPINRLPIMAKSVLDLYELYNLVIARGGLVDVINKKLWQEIIKGLHLPSSITSAAFTLRTQYMKYLYPYECEKKNLSTPAELQAAIDGNRREGRRSSYGQYEAMHSQMPMTPISRPTLPGGMQQMSPLALVTHAAVANNQQAINNAAAAAAHHRLMGAPAFGQMPNLVKQEIESRMMEYLQLIQAKKEQGLPSVLGGSHPHQQQQQQHQQQQHQQQQHQQQQQSHQQQQHHLQQQRQHSQSPDLSKHDALSAQVALWHMYHNNNSPPGSAHTSPQQREALNLSDSPPNLTNIKREREREPTPEPVDQDDQPHQPPPAKRVGSGLLPPGFPANFYLNPHNMAAVAAAAGFHHPSMGHQQDAASEGEPEDDYAHAEHNTTGNSSSMHDDSEPQQMNGHHHHHQSHQLDKSDDSAIENSPTTSTTTGGSVGHRHSSPVSTKKKGGSKPQSGGKDLPAEDKDTTSSGKLNPLETLSLLSGMQFQVARNGTGENGEPQLIVNLELNGVKYSGVLVANVPLSQGETRTSSPCHEEAPANEEEHDEEEPAKAAEEDSESHRSPVKQESEEADQDMEASEVLVNGGAAAGAGAAAVPLLKDAVVS